In one window of Streptomyces sp. FXJ1.172 DNA:
- a CDS encoding phage tail protein codes for MTDNIFATSVFFRLAIGGNDLGAFHSCSGMGAQVEMETYAEGGNNGFTWQLPGRVTWSNITLTRPVTADTAKIARWLDETLRRVEPKDGEIVALKPDLTRIISWQVLGIVPVRWEGPSFDPSSSQAAVETLEIAHEGLRPS; via the coding sequence ATGACGGACAACATCTTCGCGACGAGCGTGTTCTTCCGGCTCGCGATCGGCGGCAACGACCTGGGTGCCTTCCACAGCTGCTCCGGCATGGGGGCGCAGGTGGAGATGGAGACCTACGCCGAGGGCGGCAACAACGGCTTCACCTGGCAGCTGCCCGGCCGGGTCACCTGGTCGAACATCACGCTCACCCGGCCGGTCACCGCCGACACGGCGAAGATCGCACGCTGGCTCGACGAGACGCTGCGGCGCGTGGAACCGAAGGACGGCGAGATCGTGGCGCTCAAGCCGGATCTGACCCGGATCATCAGCTGGCAGGTGCTCGGCATCGTGCCGGTGCGCTGGGAGGGGCCGTCGTTCGACCCGTCCTCCTCGCAGGCGGCGGTGGAGACGCTGGAGATCGCCCACGAGGGACTGAGGCCTTCCTGA
- a CDS encoding GPW/gp25 family protein: MSERFIGRGWAFPLRVGPTGGIAMVEREREIEEAIRLVLGTAPGERPMRPEFGCGIHDYVFAPGDGATAGRIAQQVREALERWEPRIAVDDVVVAFDAVDDGTLYIDVRYTVRSTNDRRNLVFPFYTIPSEEGAEEAVAD; the protein is encoded by the coding sequence ATGAGCGAGCGGTTCATCGGCCGCGGCTGGGCGTTCCCGCTGCGGGTCGGGCCGACCGGCGGGATCGCCATGGTCGAGCGGGAACGGGAGATCGAGGAGGCGATCCGGCTGGTGCTGGGCACCGCGCCCGGAGAGCGCCCGATGCGGCCGGAGTTCGGCTGCGGCATCCACGACTACGTCTTCGCGCCCGGCGACGGCGCCACCGCGGGGCGGATCGCCCAGCAGGTGCGCGAGGCGCTGGAGCGGTGGGAGCCGCGGATCGCCGTGGACGACGTGGTGGTGGCCTTCGACGCGGTGGACGACGGAACCCTCTACATCGACGTGCGCTACACGGTGCGTTCCACCAACGACCGGCGCAACCTGGTGTTTCCCTTCTACACGATCCCCTCCGAGGAGGGGGCCGAGGAAGCGGTCGCGGACTGA
- a CDS encoding sensor histidine kinase, whose amino-acid sequence MRATVLIALYAFAGAAVAGVAGAGVLRLIRRRSLTASVAVVAAVGVGAMLAGTLAVAWAMFLSSHDLTVVTTVVAMAAVVSLATALLLGRWVVARSRELADAARSFGDAGAFAAPQVPATAELDALSRELAATSARLAESRERERALEKSRRELVAWISHDLRTPLAGLRAMSEALEDGVAADPDRYLKQIRTEVERLNDMVGDLFELSRIHAGTLPLSPARISLYDLVGDALAGADPLAREHGVRLVGDGVERVPVEVDAKEMTRVLGNLLVNAIRRTPADGTVAIAAERTADAVVLSVTDGCGGIREEDLPRVFDTGWRGTDARTPPAGAGLGLAIVRGIVEAHQGRASVRNIPGGCRFEVTLPVPTP is encoded by the coding sequence ATGCGCGCCACTGTCCTCATCGCCCTGTACGCCTTCGCCGGTGCCGCCGTCGCGGGGGTGGCGGGAGCGGGCGTGCTGCGCCTGATCCGACGGCGCTCGCTCACCGCCTCCGTCGCCGTGGTCGCGGCGGTCGGCGTCGGCGCGATGCTCGCCGGCACACTCGCCGTGGCCTGGGCGATGTTCCTGTCCTCGCACGACCTGACCGTGGTCACCACCGTCGTCGCGATGGCGGCCGTGGTCTCGCTGGCCACCGCACTGCTGCTGGGCCGCTGGGTCGTCGCCCGCAGCCGTGAACTCGCCGACGCCGCCCGCTCGTTCGGCGACGCGGGCGCCTTCGCGGCACCACAGGTCCCGGCCACCGCCGAACTCGACGCGCTCAGCCGCGAGCTGGCCGCCACCAGCGCGCGGCTCGCCGAGTCCCGCGAGCGGGAGCGGGCGCTGGAGAAGTCGCGGCGCGAACTGGTGGCCTGGATCTCCCATGACCTGCGCACCCCGCTGGCCGGGCTGCGTGCCATGTCGGAGGCGCTGGAGGACGGTGTGGCCGCCGATCCCGACCGCTACCTCAAACAGATCCGCACCGAGGTCGAGCGCCTCAACGACATGGTCGGTGACCTCTTCGAACTCTCCCGCATCCACGCGGGCACCCTCCCGCTGAGCCCCGCCCGGATCTCGCTCTACGACCTCGTCGGCGACGCACTGGCAGGCGCCGACCCGCTGGCCAGGGAGCACGGGGTACGACTGGTGGGCGACGGCGTCGAGCGCGTGCCGGTGGAGGTGGACGCCAAGGAGATGACCCGGGTGCTCGGCAATCTCCTGGTCAACGCCATCCGCCGCACCCCGGCCGACGGCACGGTGGCGATCGCCGCCGAACGCACCGCCGACGCGGTGGTCCTGTCCGTCACCGACGGCTGCGGCGGCATCCGCGAGGAAGACCTCCCCCGCGTCTTCGACACCGGCTGGCGCGGCACCGACGCCCGCACGCCTCCGGCGGGTGCGGGGCTCGGCCTGGCGATCGTGCGGGGGATCGTGGAGGCCCACCAGGGCCGGGCGAGTGTCCGCAACATCCCCGGCGGCTGCCGTTTCGAGGTGACGCTGCCCGTGCCGACGCCGTGA
- a CDS encoding CIS tube protein → MASVRTSVARAQLTLKEPPAAVGAKPGGTIARLNLQFNPNSLQLRKSTEWRRTPSRMAGESALPEFVGSGPRELSLEVFLDATSKHDNSVEQAVEKLMKGCVPTPASLARKKPASPWVRFEWGSARTTSFDGVLSSLSVTYSLFDVDGKPLRATCSLSIEEASVDPPGQNPTSGARTARSTHTVVAGDSLALLAWREYGDATAWRVIAEANGIDDPMALVPGTELVVPALGDAGGEEER, encoded by the coding sequence ATGGCTTCCGTCCGCACCAGCGTGGCCAGGGCACAGCTGACCCTGAAGGAACCCCCGGCGGCGGTCGGCGCGAAGCCCGGCGGGACGATCGCGCGGCTGAACCTCCAGTTCAACCCCAACTCCCTGCAGCTGCGCAAGTCCACCGAGTGGCGTCGTACCCCGTCCCGGATGGCCGGGGAGTCGGCGCTGCCGGAGTTCGTGGGCAGCGGGCCGCGTGAGCTGAGCCTGGAGGTCTTCCTCGACGCCACCTCGAAGCACGACAACTCGGTCGAGCAGGCGGTCGAGAAGCTGATGAAGGGGTGCGTGCCGACCCCGGCGAGCCTCGCGCGGAAGAAGCCGGCGAGTCCCTGGGTGCGGTTCGAGTGGGGTTCGGCCCGTACGACGTCGTTCGACGGGGTGCTGTCGAGCCTGTCGGTGACGTACTCGCTGTTCGACGTGGACGGCAAGCCGCTGCGCGCGACCTGCTCCCTGTCGATCGAGGAAGCGAGCGTCGATCCCCCGGGGCAGAACCCGACCTCCGGTGCGCGCACGGCCCGCAGTACGCACACCGTGGTGGCCGGGGACAGCCTGGCGCTGCTGGCGTGGCGGGAGTACGGCGACGCGACGGCCTGGCGGGTGATCGCCGAGGCGAACGGGATCGACGACCCGATGGCCCTGGTGCCCGGTACCGAACTGGTGGTGCCTGCGCTCGGGGACGCGGGCGGTGAGGAGGAGCGGTGA
- a CDS encoding putative baseplate assembly protein: protein MALPSPNLDDRRFQQLVDEAKRYVQQRAPEWTDHNVSDPGVTLIETFAYLVDQLLYRLNRVPDKNYTAFLDLLGIRLFPPAAASAEVDFWLSAPQPDTVTLPAGTEVTTADGEAEEPVVFATTAELRIVPSELTRLVTAPRTGEQADRTRELAEGRDVRCFQPAPEPGDALLFGLPTAVPRCIVAVRLDSRVEGVGVDPRQPPLVWEAWDGGRWQVCETGSDTTGGLNRPGEVIVYVPAAHTASVIGGTRAGWLRCRVTEAQPGQPFYSESPTVREATVFTVGGTGTVEHAETVTDVPLGASEGVPGQTFRLGRPPVLLDGEPPVVEVSSADGWRRWDVVEHFGRSGPTDRHVQVDATTGEFTFPPALREPDGTLRPCGAVPEKGAQIRVSRYRTGGGPAGNVARGAISVLRSSVPYVARVANREAARGGVDGETLANAKLRAPDALRMQERAVTAEDYEIIARQAAPSVRRVRCLPAAEGPGAVRVLVVPDAVADEGDRLRFEQLIPSDQVLAVITESLDERRLIGTRLVVEPPVYQGVTVVARLAADPEDGDRIRDAALAALFRYLNPLHGGPDGTGWPFGRPVQYGEVFGLLQRATGNALVEEIRLFAADPITGRRGAAADRIDVAAGALVFSYQHQVVVQPLGGGIQA from the coding sequence ATGGCCCTGCCCTCCCCCAATCTGGACGACCGGCGGTTCCAGCAACTCGTCGACGAGGCGAAGCGGTACGTGCAGCAGCGCGCGCCGGAGTGGACCGACCACAACGTCTCCGATCCGGGCGTCACCCTGATCGAGACGTTCGCCTATCTCGTGGACCAGTTGCTGTACCGGCTGAACCGGGTGCCGGACAAGAACTACACGGCCTTCCTGGACCTGCTGGGGATCCGGCTGTTCCCGCCGGCGGCGGCGAGCGCGGAGGTCGACTTCTGGCTTTCGGCGCCCCAGCCCGACACGGTGACCCTGCCCGCCGGCACCGAGGTGACCACGGCGGACGGCGAGGCGGAGGAGCCCGTGGTGTTCGCCACCACGGCCGAACTGCGCATCGTGCCGAGCGAGTTGACCCGGCTGGTGACCGCGCCCCGGACCGGTGAGCAGGCCGACCGGACGCGCGAACTGGCCGAGGGCCGTGACGTACGGTGCTTCCAGCCGGCGCCCGAGCCGGGAGACGCGCTGCTGTTCGGGCTGCCCACGGCCGTGCCGCGGTGCATCGTCGCCGTACGGCTGGACAGCCGGGTGGAGGGCGTCGGTGTGGACCCGCGCCAGCCGCCGCTGGTGTGGGAGGCCTGGGACGGCGGGCGCTGGCAGGTGTGCGAGACCGGCTCGGACACCACCGGCGGTCTGAACCGGCCCGGCGAGGTGATCGTGTACGTCCCGGCGGCGCACACCGCGTCCGTGATCGGTGGCACCCGGGCGGGCTGGCTGCGCTGCCGGGTCACCGAGGCACAGCCGGGCCAGCCGTTCTACTCGGAGTCCCCGACCGTGCGGGAGGCGACGGTGTTCACGGTCGGCGGCACCGGCACCGTCGAGCACGCCGAAACGGTCACCGACGTACCGCTCGGCGCGTCGGAGGGGGTGCCGGGCCAGACGTTCCGGCTGGGCCGGCCGCCGGTGCTGCTGGACGGCGAGCCGCCGGTGGTGGAGGTCTCCTCGGCCGACGGGTGGCGGCGCTGGGACGTCGTGGAGCACTTCGGCCGCTCGGGACCCACCGACCGGCATGTCCAAGTCGACGCCACCACGGGCGAGTTCACCTTCCCGCCCGCGCTGCGCGAACCCGACGGGACGCTGCGGCCGTGCGGGGCGGTACCGGAGAAGGGCGCCCAGATACGGGTGTCCCGCTATCGCACCGGCGGCGGCCCGGCCGGCAATGTGGCCCGGGGCGCGATCTCGGTGCTGCGCAGTTCGGTGCCGTACGTCGCGCGGGTGGCCAACCGGGAGGCGGCGCGTGGCGGCGTGGACGGGGAGACCCTCGCCAACGCCAAGCTGCGGGCACCGGACGCGCTGCGGATGCAGGAGCGGGCGGTGACGGCCGAGGACTACGAGATCATCGCCCGGCAGGCGGCCCCTTCGGTGCGCCGGGTGCGCTGTCTGCCGGCGGCGGAGGGCCCCGGTGCGGTGCGGGTGCTGGTGGTGCCGGACGCGGTGGCCGACGAGGGCGACCGGCTCCGCTTCGAGCAGCTGATCCCGTCGGACCAGGTGCTCGCCGTGATCACCGAGAGCCTGGACGAACGGCGGCTGATCGGGACCCGGCTGGTGGTGGAGCCGCCGGTCTACCAGGGCGTCACGGTCGTCGCCCGGCTCGCGGCGGACCCCGAGGACGGCGACCGGATACGGGACGCGGCGCTCGCCGCGCTGTTCCGGTACCTCAACCCGCTGCACGGCGGACCGGACGGCACCGGGTGGCCGTTCGGGCGGCCGGTGCAGTACGGGGAGGTGTTCGGGCTGCTGCAACGCGCCACCGGCAACGCGCTGGTGGAGGAGATCCGGCTGTTCGCCGCCGACCCGATCACCGGCCGGCGGGGCGCTGCGGCGGACCGCATCGACGTGGCCGCGGGCGCGCTGGTGTTCTCCTACCAGCACCAGGTCGTCGTGCAGCCCCTGGGCGGGGGGATCCAGGCGTGA
- a CDS encoding NAD-dependent epimerase/dehydratase family protein: MRVLVTGGAGFIGSHVVEALRASGHEPLVYDVREDPGADVRNPTALARALAGVDAVCHQAAMVGLGNGVADAAEYVSRNDLGTAVLVAAMAEAGVRRLVLAGSMVVYGEGRYACPRHGVVQPGPRAVADLDAGRFEPPCPRCGAELSPGLVGEDAPADPRNVYAATKLAQEHLAAAWARSTGGSAVSLRYHNVYGPRMPRDTPYAGVASFFRSALARGQAPRVFEDGRQRRDFVHVRDVAEANVAALEAEAAPGVLTAYNTGSGEPRTVGELARALAAACGGPEPVVTGEYRLGDVRHITADSSRLRSALGWKPQVGFAAGMREFAQAGRRED, encoded by the coding sequence ATGCGTGTACTGGTCACCGGCGGTGCCGGGTTCATCGGGTCCCATGTCGTCGAGGCGCTGCGCGCGAGCGGGCACGAACCGCTCGTGTACGACGTCCGGGAGGATCCCGGCGCGGACGTGCGCAATCCGACGGCGCTCGCCCGGGCGCTGGCCGGTGTGGACGCCGTCTGCCACCAGGCGGCGATGGTCGGGCTCGGCAACGGTGTCGCGGACGCGGCGGAGTACGTCTCGCGCAACGACCTCGGCACGGCCGTGCTGGTCGCGGCCATGGCGGAGGCGGGTGTACGGCGCCTGGTGCTGGCCGGGTCGATGGTGGTGTACGGCGAGGGCCGTTACGCGTGCCCGCGGCACGGGGTCGTACAGCCCGGCCCGCGGGCCGTCGCCGACCTGGACGCGGGACGGTTCGAGCCCCCGTGCCCGCGCTGTGGGGCGGAACTGAGCCCGGGCCTGGTCGGCGAGGACGCCCCGGCCGATCCCCGCAACGTGTACGCGGCGACCAAGCTCGCCCAGGAGCACCTGGCCGCCGCCTGGGCCCGCAGCACGGGCGGGTCGGCGGTGTCCCTGCGCTACCACAACGTGTACGGGCCCCGGATGCCCAGGGACACCCCGTACGCCGGGGTGGCGTCCTTCTTCCGCTCGGCGCTGGCCCGTGGCCAGGCCCCCCGGGTGTTCGAGGACGGGCGCCAGCGGCGGGACTTCGTCCACGTGCGGGACGTGGCGGAGGCGAACGTGGCGGCGCTGGAGGCGGAAGCGGCCCCGGGCGTCCTGACGGCGTACAACACCGGCAGCGGTGAGCCCCGCACCGTCGGCGAGCTGGCCCGGGCGCTGGCGGCCGCGTGCGGCGGACCGGAGCCCGTGGTCACCGGCGAGTACCGGCTGGGGGACGTACGGCACATCACCGCGGACTCCTCCCGGCTGCGGTCCGCGCTGGGGTGGAAGCCGCAGGTCGGCTTCGCGGCGGGAATGCGGGAGTTCGCGCAGGCCGGCCGACGCGAGGACTGA
- a CDS encoding PAAR domain-containing protein produces MPAAARTGDPTNHGGVIATPPPGAAVRVATVLIGGRPAAVVGSLHTCAVPPHLALGPGNVVMPNPAALTSGPVLIGGLPAARMRDQTTCGAMISGGDLTVQIGGV; encoded by the coding sequence ATGCCGGCCGCAGCCCGTACCGGAGACCCCACCAACCACGGCGGTGTGATCGCAACCCCGCCGCCCGGCGCCGCTGTGCGGGTGGCGACCGTGCTGATCGGCGGCCGTCCCGCCGCCGTCGTGGGCAGCCTGCACACCTGCGCGGTGCCCCCGCACCTGGCCCTGGGGCCGGGGAACGTGGTCATGCCGAACCCGGCCGCGCTCACCTCGGGCCCCGTCCTCATCGGCGGGCTGCCGGCCGCGCGGATGCGCGACCAGACGACCTGCGGCGCGATGATCTCGGGCGGCGACCTGACCGTCCAGATCGGGGGCGTGTGA
- a CDS encoding phage tail protein yields the protein MSRAAVPGLPSRHPIGGLLPALYADDDFAQRFTAGLDTVLAPVFATLDNLSAYLDPRVAPLDFVAWLASWVGAADDPEWSAELRREAVVRAVELHRWRGTRRGLVERLRLTLGVNAEVSGDGGAVWSRTAGAEPPPEPSGEVLVRVWPGRDPEVDEGRVREVVRSLCPVHVPCRVEVLPGPPADEGR from the coding sequence GTGAGCCGTGCCGCCGTACCCGGCCTGCCGAGCCGGCATCCGATCGGCGGGCTGCTGCCCGCGCTGTACGCCGACGACGACTTCGCCCAGCGTTTCACCGCGGGTCTGGACACGGTCCTCGCCCCGGTGTTCGCGACGCTCGACAACCTGTCCGCCTATCTCGACCCCCGGGTCGCACCGCTCGACTTCGTGGCCTGGCTGGCGTCGTGGGTGGGCGCCGCCGACGATCCCGAGTGGTCCGCGGAGCTGCGCCGCGAGGCGGTGGTGCGCGCGGTGGAGCTGCATCGCTGGCGCGGCACCCGGCGCGGCCTGGTGGAGCGGCTGCGGCTCACCCTCGGGGTGAACGCCGAGGTCAGCGGCGACGGCGGGGCGGTGTGGTCCCGTACCGCGGGCGCCGAACCGCCGCCGGAGCCGTCCGGCGAAGTGCTGGTCCGGGTGTGGCCGGGCCGCGATCCGGAGGTGGACGAGGGCCGGGTCCGTGAGGTCGTCCGGTCCCTGTGTCCGGTGCATGTCCCGTGCCGGGTGGAGGTCCTGCCCGGCCCGCCCGCCGACGAAGGGAGGTGA
- a CDS encoding VgrG-related protein — protein sequence MTTPEARGGRSFAADPVVEAPGELPQIWAAQLVSCVVDENVGLPDTAVLTYRDPDHEFLKSTGITLGTPLRVSVVTVAGQARERLFSGEVTAVEIDRDSTGSFTVVRAYSVAHRLQRGRKVVAYRNMTASAIVRKVAAGAGLTCGKVEAAPVTYKQLSQANVSDWDFLQYLAGESGAQVRVDDKGVLQFTRPKKASGAPAPSTPATRSPMVLEYGRNLLALRASLSAADGASQVEVRGWDVTTKRPLVARKPSVTSDTVVPGLSPALAARFGKSAKLTVTDTPYRTQAETTAVADAVADQVSAGFGELEVLAEGNPRLRAGEPVALGNVGQAFSGKYTATAVQHVLEPHGGYRTTVWVSASPDRSLTGLVTGANAPGRGPRMPGLAIGVVTDVREPTGAERGAVRLKFPWLDDTYVTDWVRTVQWGGKGGGGVVSPEVNDEVLVGFEQGLLDCPYVIGGLYNGVDKPSKHDVPLVDGTSGKVNRRSFVSRSGHRVELLDARAPGPSGVRLRSADERLEVFLDDRRDRIELKVYAGKGGQPLSSVLLDKKGITLDAGRGNVSVSGRNVDIQGRVGVKIGGRTVSVNGSSEVTVDGGLLGVLKAKLIRIN from the coding sequence GTGACCACACCCGAGGCGCGCGGCGGCCGGTCGTTCGCGGCGGACCCCGTCGTGGAGGCCCCCGGTGAACTGCCGCAGATCTGGGCGGCGCAGCTGGTGAGCTGTGTGGTGGACGAGAACGTGGGCCTGCCGGACACCGCCGTGCTGACCTACCGCGATCCCGACCACGAGTTCCTGAAGTCGACCGGCATCACCCTCGGCACCCCGCTGCGCGTGTCGGTGGTGACGGTCGCCGGGCAGGCGCGAGAGCGGCTGTTCAGCGGCGAGGTCACGGCCGTGGAGATCGACCGGGACTCCACGGGGTCGTTCACGGTCGTGCGTGCCTACTCCGTCGCGCACCGGCTGCAGCGGGGCCGCAAGGTGGTGGCGTACCGGAACATGACGGCGTCGGCGATCGTCCGCAAGGTGGCCGCCGGGGCCGGGCTGACCTGCGGGAAGGTGGAGGCCGCGCCGGTCACCTACAAGCAGCTCTCGCAGGCGAACGTGTCCGACTGGGACTTCCTGCAGTACCTGGCGGGCGAGAGCGGTGCGCAGGTGCGCGTCGACGACAAGGGCGTGCTGCAGTTCACCAGGCCCAAGAAGGCGTCCGGGGCACCCGCGCCCTCGACCCCGGCCACCCGGAGCCCGATGGTGCTGGAGTACGGGCGCAACCTGCTGGCGCTGCGGGCATCGCTGTCGGCCGCGGACGGGGCCTCGCAGGTGGAGGTACGCGGCTGGGACGTCACCACGAAGCGGCCGCTGGTGGCCCGCAAGCCGTCGGTGACCAGTGACACGGTGGTGCCGGGTCTGAGCCCGGCGCTGGCCGCCCGGTTCGGCAAGTCGGCGAAGCTGACCGTCACCGACACCCCGTACCGCACCCAGGCCGAGACCACCGCGGTCGCCGACGCCGTGGCCGATCAGGTCAGCGCGGGCTTCGGCGAGCTGGAGGTACTGGCCGAGGGCAACCCGCGGCTGCGGGCGGGCGAGCCGGTGGCGCTCGGCAACGTCGGTCAGGCGTTCTCCGGCAAGTACACGGCGACGGCGGTGCAGCACGTCCTGGAGCCGCACGGCGGGTACCGGACGACGGTCTGGGTCAGCGCCAGCCCGGACCGCTCCCTGACGGGCCTGGTGACCGGCGCCAACGCGCCGGGCCGCGGCCCGCGCATGCCGGGTCTGGCGATCGGCGTGGTGACGGACGTGCGCGAGCCGACCGGCGCCGAGCGCGGTGCCGTGCGGCTGAAGTTCCCCTGGCTGGACGACACTTACGTCACCGACTGGGTGCGCACCGTGCAGTGGGGCGGCAAGGGCGGCGGCGGTGTGGTGAGTCCCGAGGTCAACGACGAGGTGCTGGTCGGCTTCGAACAGGGCCTGCTGGATTGCCCGTACGTCATCGGCGGGCTCTACAACGGTGTGGACAAGCCCTCGAAGCACGACGTGCCGCTGGTCGACGGCACCAGCGGGAAGGTCAACCGCCGTTCCTTCGTGTCCCGTTCGGGACACCGGGTGGAGCTGCTGGACGCACGGGCGCCGGGTCCCTCCGGGGTGCGGCTGAGGAGCGCCGACGAGCGCCTCGAGGTGTTCCTGGACGACCGGCGGGACCGGATCGAGCTGAAGGTGTACGCCGGGAAGGGGGGGCAACCCCTCAGCTCCGTCCTGCTCGACAAGAAGGGCATCACCCTGGACGCGGGGCGGGGCAACGTGAGCGTGTCGGGCCGGAACGTGGACATCCAGGGGCGGGTCGGAGTGAAGATCGGCGGCCGCACCGTGAGCGTCAACGGCTCGTCGGAGGTCACCGTCGACGGCGGTCTGCTGGGCGTCCTCAAGGCCAAGCTCATCCGGATCAACTGA
- a CDS encoding zinc ribbon domain-containing protein, translating into MRACPACGASNDPGDDFCGNCGSYLGWSQEGARESSAPAPASPAPAAEVPPEPAAPPEPEPAPEPANGAGTSRTSPTSPPRTSSLRTRLTGRSRRDPQNASRTGREGTTTTLGQPAAPADPPPAAQAGERPAGDNGPTSDGSSTAEAGADGTSAAAEAGTGGPPTAEVGADDEEHGGAQAGDAATSRTRPETDNGTAPVRPAPSAPASPEPEPESVGPVQPAKPVAPRPVVRSVPAQTEVSGLPCRVCGTPNPPGRRFCRRCASPLAPAQDRAPLPWWRTIWPFRRQVRAGSGRGIRFLVILAVVVALCVGGFFLLPAGRALFEDTRDKLSGTKAVTPVRVEASAEVPGHPAKSTTDGLSNRYWGSPGAGASITYTFGKPFRLVDLIITNGASTEPEEYARQARALEMDLEVTSADGSVHRKEIDLSDKPGTQTITTGTDDVVKVRMVLRKVTGLTGQRHVALAEVEFFQRS; encoded by the coding sequence ATGCGCGCCTGTCCCGCGTGCGGGGCGTCCAACGACCCCGGTGACGACTTCTGCGGCAACTGCGGGTCGTACCTGGGCTGGTCGCAGGAGGGGGCGCGGGAGTCGTCCGCTCCGGCCCCGGCATCCCCGGCACCGGCCGCCGAGGTTCCGCCGGAGCCGGCGGCGCCGCCCGAGCCGGAGCCCGCGCCCGAGCCCGCCAACGGTGCCGGGACGTCCCGCACTTCGCCCACCTCGCCGCCTCGTACGTCGTCCCTGCGGACCAGGCTGACGGGCCGGTCCCGGCGGGATCCGCAGAACGCGAGCCGTACGGGCCGCGAAGGCACGACCACCACGCTGGGACAGCCGGCTGCTCCGGCGGACCCGCCACCGGCGGCACAGGCCGGGGAGAGGCCGGCCGGAGACAACGGCCCCACCTCGGACGGAAGTTCGACGGCCGAAGCCGGCGCCGACGGGACGTCCGCCGCGGCGGAGGCCGGCACCGGGGGACCGCCCACGGCCGAGGTCGGCGCCGACGACGAGGAGCACGGTGGCGCGCAGGCCGGCGACGCCGCCACGTCCCGCACGCGACCCGAGACCGACAACGGCACCGCACCCGTGCGCCCCGCGCCGTCTGCCCCGGCGTCGCCCGAGCCCGAGCCCGAGTCCGTCGGGCCCGTGCAGCCCGCGAAACCGGTGGCGCCGCGTCCCGTCGTACGGTCGGTGCCGGCGCAGACGGAGGTGTCCGGGCTGCCGTGCCGGGTGTGCGGCACGCCGAATCCGCCGGGCCGCCGGTTCTGCCGTCGCTGTGCCAGCCCGCTGGCCCCGGCGCAGGACCGGGCCCCGCTGCCCTGGTGGCGGACCATCTGGCCGTTCCGGCGCCAGGTGCGGGCGGGCTCCGGGCGGGGCATCCGGTTCCTGGTGATCCTGGCCGTGGTCGTGGCGCTGTGCGTGGGCGGCTTCTTCCTGCTGCCCGCCGGGCGCGCCCTGTTCGAGGACACCCGGGACAAGCTCAGCGGCACCAAGGCGGTCACCCCGGTGCGTGTCGAGGCCAGTGCCGAGGTGCCCGGGCATCCGGCGAAGAGCACCACCGACGGGCTCAGCAACCGCTACTGGGGATCGCCCGGGGCGGGGGCCTCGATCACGTACACCTTCGGAAAGCCGTTCCGGCTGGTCGACCTCATCATCACGAACGGCGCGTCGACGGAGCCCGAGGAGTACGCCCGTCAGGCGCGGGCGCTCGAGATGGACCTGGAGGTGACATCGGCGGACGGCTCGGTGCACCGCAAGGAGATCGATCTCAGCGACAAGCCGGGAACACAGACGATCACGACCGGGACCGACGACGTGGTGAAGGTACGGATGGTGCTGCGGAAGGTCACGGGACTCACCGGGCAGCGTCATGTCGCGCTCGCCGAGGTGGAGTTCTTCCAGCGGAGCTGA
- a CDS encoding SGNH/GDSL hydrolase family protein, producing MPTPALRRVTAAASALAGALALGLTAAPAQATTPLNYAALGDSYSAGSGLLPIDVSNLLCLRSTANYPHVIAARTGARLTDVTCGAAETKDFTESQYPGLAPQADAVTSGTDLVTMTIGGNDNGTFINAMLDCGTEGILSGGKGSPCKDKYGTSFDDAIDAKTYPALKNALDAVRAKAPNARVAVLGYPWITPATADPSCFAQLPLAEGDVPYVHALQAHLDAVVQRAAEETGSTYVDFSQASEGHDACQAIGTRWIEPLLFGTNIVPVHPNALGEQRMAEHTMSVLGLG from the coding sequence ATGCCCACGCCTGCCCTGCGCCGCGTCACAGCCGCGGCTTCCGCACTCGCCGGGGCCCTGGCCCTCGGTCTCACCGCCGCACCCGCCCAGGCCACGACCCCCCTGAACTACGCCGCCCTCGGCGACAGTTACAGCGCCGGATCGGGTCTCCTTCCCATCGACGTCAGCAACCTGCTGTGCCTGCGCTCCACGGCCAACTACCCCCATGTCATCGCCGCCCGCACCGGGGCCCGGCTGACGGACGTCACCTGTGGTGCCGCCGAGACGAAGGACTTCACCGAGTCCCAGTACCCCGGTCTCGCCCCGCAGGCGGACGCCGTCACCTCCGGCACCGACCTCGTGACGATGACCATCGGCGGCAACGACAACGGCACCTTCATCAACGCCATGCTGGACTGCGGTACCGAGGGGATCCTCAGCGGGGGCAAGGGCAGTCCGTGCAAGGACAAGTACGGCACGTCCTTCGACGACGCGATCGACGCGAAGACGTACCCTGCGCTCAAGAACGCACTGGACGCCGTCCGGGCCAAGGCGCCGAACGCCCGGGTGGCGGTGCTCGGTTACCCGTGGATCACGCCCGCAACGGCCGACCCGTCATGCTTCGCCCAACTGCCCCTCGCCGAGGGCGACGTGCCGTACGTGCACGCCCTGCAGGCCCACCTCGACGCCGTCGTGCAGCGTGCCGCCGAGGAGACCGGGTCCACGTACGTGGACTTCTCGCAGGCCTCCGAAGGGCATGACGCGTGCCAGGCCATCGGCACCCGGTGGATCGAGCCGCTCCTCTTCGGGACGAACATCGTGCCCGTCCACCCCAACGCGCTCGGCGAGCAGCGCATGGCCGAGCACACCATGAGCGTCCTCGGCCTCGGCTGA